The genomic stretch GATTCATTAGATGATATGCGTCCCGTCGATCGTACAGCTGCCGCATCAGAACAAACAGCAACCGAGCTATATAACCGTTTAACCGACGTATCACCGACGCAATCAGCCGACTTCGCTCTCGCAGTATCTGAAGCATACCCAGAGTCATCAAATGTCGTTGCCGAAGCTTATGTAAGTAATCTGATTGAAAGCGAGCAAGCGACACCAGGCGATGCCACTGCGAACATTGAAAGTGCGGTAAATGATTACGTCACGCAAGTTGCTGAGACTATCCCTGAATACGCTGCCGATATCGCCAGCACTATGATTGATTCTGTGCCTGATATTGCCTCTGATATGGTTGAGATTTTACAAGACTCAGATGTGTTTGATGACAGCGAACTAAGCACCTCAATTAAAGACAAACCTGAGCATGATGAACTTGAAGAACAGCTACAATATGCCGTACAAACGCAGGCTGATGAGATAGATAAGCATAGTTAACAGATAAAAAAAGAACTAACCAGCAAGTTAATGTGATTAGTTCTTTTATCGATAAAGGATTAGTCTGTTTGTTTATCACAGCTAATCCGTTTATTTTTTCACTATTACATAATGGCTGAGTTCAGCCATAGATGACAAAGAATTGAAGCGATGTAACCCAGTGCAATTACAGGAGCCCAACGTAAGTGACCAGCAAACGTATACAGACCACGTGCCTGACCCATTAGCGCTACACCAGCGGCAGAGCCGATAGACAGTAAACTACCGCCCACGCCTGCTGTTAGCGTCACTAATAACCATTGGCCTAATGACATATCAGGTTGCATGCTCAATACCGCAAACATCACCGGAATATTATCAACAATCGCCGACAGTACACCTACCGCCACGTTCGCCATAGTAGTATCCCACGTGCCATACATGATGCCAGATGCCAAACTTAGGTAACCCATAAAGCCTAAACCACCCACACACATAATAACGCCGTAAAAGAATAGCAAGGTATCCCATTCCGCTTTAGCCACTTTGTGGAATACGTCAAACGGCACTACGCCACCAAGCTGTTGTAAGGTTTTTTCATCCTGAGCAAGTTCCGCTTTCGCGCGTTTACGTTCTAACGAAATTGGTAATGTTTTACGTAAGAAATAACCGAAGAATTGTAGATAACCTAAACCTGTCATCATACCCAGTACTGGCGGCATATGGAGTACACTGTGCGCAGCAACTGCGGATGCAACAGTCAGTAGGAATAGCAACACAATACGCTTAGCACCACGTTTAGTGTGAACCGTTTCTTGTACGCCAGACAGCTTTTCACCCTTGGGAATGAATAATGTCATGATCGCCGCTGGAATAATGAAGTTCACCACAGATGGTAAAAATAATGCCGCGAATTCATTAAATTCAACCATACCTTTTTGCCAAACCATTAGCGTTGTAATATCACCAAATGGACTGAACGCACCACCGGCATTAGCTGCGACAACAATATTAATACAAGCAAGGTTAATAAATTTCTTATTTTCCCCAGCTACTTTTAATACTACAGCACACATCAGTAGCGCTGTTGTTAAGTTATCGGCAATCGGCGAGATGAAGAATGCCAGAATACCCGTTAACCAAAACAGTCCTCTTAAATCCAAGCCTTTACTTAACATCCAACTGCGCAATGCATCAAACAATTGACGCTCTTCCATCGCGTTGATGTAAGTCATCGCTACCAGTAAGAACAGTAATAACTCTGCATACTCGAGCAGGTTATGCCTAAACGCAGCCTCTGCGACATCGGACATACCTAGGCTGGCATAGTGCCAACCGATCAGAGCCCAAATGACACCAGCCGCGACCAGTACAGGTTTTGATTTTCGTAAATGTAAATGCTCTTCCGCCATTACCAGCAAGTATGCGCAGGTAAAAATAATGATAGCAAAATAGCCTATTCTGGATGTGGTGAGATCAATAACGTCCCCACCACCTGACGCAAATGCAAACGTTGCAGGCGCGAGTCCAAACAAAATAATTAAAATAAGCTTCATTGCCATGTTATGTGCCTTCCCTCTCAAAATGATAAAAACCTGTTTAATGTATGTTATAAAATTGTTTTCTGCCATTGGCAAAATCCTTTTTAGTGAGGTAATAGCTATTTTTATGTTTTTTATCAAAAAATCTTCATCAATCGGTCACGTTAAATACATCTCCAGGATATTTACCTGTGACTGCGATTAACAATAATAATAAGATAAGCGCTTGAACTTAGATTAACGATTACCTAACATCCCACAGTCATTAATATTAATGACTACTATTGATGACTCACATTTATTACCACTTTACATTCACAAGGATATCCACATTGGATCAAGAATTAAGATTAATGGTTTCCCAATGGCTCGCCGACAGCGATGTATTAAATAAAGTAGATTCAAACACTTATAATTTAATATTAATTGTACTTTGTTTGAGTTTGGCAGGCATATCTTATTGGGTGGTCAAACGTGTAGTCGTTAGAGCCATGAAAATCATGTCAGTACGCTCTAAAGTGACTTGGGATGACACCTTTGTAGCGCACGGTGTATTAGAGAAATTCGCTTTATTAGTACCGCTATTAGTCATAGACTTATTACTGCCATTATTTACGGTGCTTTCATCCTTTATCACCGAAGTATTTGGCCGTATTCTCAGTGCCCTATTAGTGATCTTATTGATACGCGGTATCTATGCGGTGCTTAATGCCATAGCCCAAATTGCCGATGAACACACAGCTACCCACAGATTGCCTATCACCAGTTTCAATCAGTTACTTAAATTGTTTTTATTCTGTGTAGCAGCCATCATCACCGTATCCATTTTATCTGACCGTTCGCCAATTTACTTCTTAAGCGGCTTAGGTGTGGCGACAGGTTTCATTATGCTGATCTTCAAGGATACTATTTTAGGTTTTGTCGCTGGTATCCAGCTAGCCACCAATCAAATGGTGACCAGAGGTGACTGGATCCAAATGGATAAATACGGCGCGGATGGCACTGTTGAAGAAGTATCTCTGACGACAGTAAAAGTACGTAACTTTGATAAAACAATTACCATGATACCGGCTTATGCTTTGGTATCTGATGCTTTTAAAAACTGGCGAGGTATGACCGAATCTGGTGGTCGCCGGATCAAACGTAGTGTTTTTATCGATATACAAAGTATTGGTTTTTTAAGTGAAGAAGATGTCAGGCGCCTTAGTCATGTGCATTTACTCAAGAACCACCTTGCTGACAAAAACCTAGCTATAAAGACCTTCAATTTGCCTTTTAATGATGATGAACGCGCTGTAAATAGCCGAGGCCTAACCAATATTGGCACCTTTAGAGCTTATTTATTAGCTTACCTGCAACAACATCCCCAAGTGCGTAAAGATATGATGTTATTGGTAAGGCAGTTAGCACCAACAACACAAGGCATGCCGATCGAAATCTATATCTTTACCGATGAGATCCGCTGGGCTTTTTATGAAGACATTCAAGCCGACATCTTCGATCATATTTTATCGGTATTACCAACGTTTGGCTTACAGGCTTTTCAGCAGCCTAGCGGCAATAATTTACAAGCGCTTATGACGAAGGAAGCGTAGCATTAGCCCAATCGTGATCATAATTTAAAGGGTGTTTCTAATAATAAAAACGAAATAAGTAAAATAAATACAGCTTTCAAGTATTTTTGAGCCTGTACTCCTTTATTTCTCCGATTGTTTTTATTATATTGCTAACTTCTGCTAATCAACCGTAAGCTATTAAATACAAATGACTCATGATCTAAAAATACTGCGGTTGATAAAAATAATCCCTCCTATCATAGTCATTATTTTCGCGATTTTGGTTAACGTTATTGTCATTAACAATAACCAAACCAAGCTGAGCAAAGATATCGTGTCCTTGCGCCAAGACTTTATAAAAAAAGAACAAGAACAGGCTAAATATCAAGTTCAACAAGTTGTTCAACAAATTAATTACGAAAAAAATAACACCGAAAGATTATTAAAAGAATCCATTAAAGCACGTGTTCATCAAGCTCATCGCATTGCCACGACGATTTATGCTGCAAACAAGGATAAGCCTGAAGTACAAGTCACCACGTTAATTACAGACGCCTTAAGAAGTATTCGCTTTAACCAAGGGCGCGGTTATTATTTCATTTATAAAACTAATGGCCTGAGTGTCATGCACCCCACCCTACCAAATTTTGAGGGTACCTATAAATCTGATATCCAAGATGAAAGAGGCAATTACATTCTTCGCGATATCGCCAAAGTCGTTACCACTGAAGGTGAAGGCTTTACACGATGGTGGTTTGTGAAACCACAGGATAAAGATCAAGAATTTGAAAAGATTGGTTTTAGTAAACGATTTGCACCTTACGATTGGTTTATAGGGACGGGTGAATATGTTATTGATGTCGAAAATGACATTAAGCAGCGACTATTACACCGCATTTCCAATATCCGTTACGGCAGTAATGGCTATATTTTTATCATCGACTATCAGGGTAATTATTTATCCCATTACAACGAAAAATTTAAAGATACCAACAGATACAATACCCTCAATGAACAAGATGTTTCCAACGCGAGGCAGATTATCGGCACAGCGGAGCAAGGCGCTGGGTTCCTAAAATATATGAGCAGCATGATGCCAAGCACCAACCTACCGGCAGAAAAAATCAGTTATATAATGGGTTTTCCAGATTGGCAATGGGCAATCGGTTCTGGTGTATATGTCAGTGAAATTGAAGATTACCTGACCACCCGTGAAAATGCGATTGGCCTGCAAAATAGGCAAGACCTCAGCAAGATTTTATGGCTGAGCTCATTTGTTACCGTTTTTTTTGTGGCGTTATCACTTATTTTCGCTAATTATTTAGGTCGTCGATTCGCCTCGTATGAAAATAAAATAAGTGACGATTTTGCTGAATTAAACCTCATTAAAGAACAACTGCAATTTCAAGCGTTACACGATTCATTAACCAAATTACCTAACAGAGTCTTGTTCGATACCTGCATCAAAGATGGCATCGCCTTATCAAAGCAAAATGATAAAAAATTAGCGCTGATGTTTGTCGATCTCGATGACTTTAAGAAAATAAATGACTTGTATGGCCATTCTGTTGGCGATCAACTACTTACAAGACTCGGCAGTATATTCAACCAAATGTTATCTCCTAGCGACAGTGTGGCTCGATTCGGTGGTGATGAATTTATTTTTTGCTTTCCGATGCTTGAAGATTTAGCCGAGGCCGAGACAAAAGCCAAGCACATATGTGAGATATTCAAAAACCATTTTGTCATTAAAGGTAAGTCGATTCATTCAAGTTGCAGTATCGGCGTGGCGATGTATCCCGATGACGGTAATGCTAGCGAGCAACTGATTAGTAAGGCAGATATTGTCTTATATAAATCCAAGTCACTGCAAAAGGGCAATTATTTATTCTTTAATGATGCTATCAACACTCAGGTTCAACACGATCTGTTACTGGAATCTAAATTACATTTAGCGATAGAAAAAAATGAACTCGACGTGCTGTATCAGCCACAAATTGATGTCGCGACAGGACTTATTTACGGGGTTGAGGCATTAGTACGTTGGTATAACCCCAAACTTGGACATATCTCACCAGTAGAGTTCATTAAAGTCGCTGAAGACGTGGGGATGATCAATGAAATTGGCCGCTTTGTAATTGAAAAATCATTAACTGATATTTTACGCTTTAATCGCGACAGTGATATTCAGCTGCAGTTATCAATAAATATTTCGCCTAAGCAATTAATGGAACCCGATTTTATCAGTCACTTGATAAAGGTAACAACTGATATGGCAGCGGATCATACTCTGGTGACGTTGGAAATTACTGAAAATGTGTTAATTAATGATTTAGCGAAAGTGCAGCCTATTTTGCAAGCAATCCGAGATTATGGCTTTAAATTATCGCTTGATGATTTTGGAACGGGCTACTCATCATTAAGTTATTTGAGTAATATGCCGATCACTGAAATCAAAATTGATCGCACATTTATTGATAAATTCCTGACAAATAGTCAAAGTGAATCCTTAGTCAAAACCATCATCGCGATTGGTCAGCTATGTGATTTAACCGTTATCGCCGAAGGCGTAGAAACGGAAGAACAATATGCCCGCCTTCGTCATTATGGCTGCGATTTAGTACAAGGCTATTATTTTGATCGACCACTGCCATTAGCGAAGCTAACCAGTATTTATCAAAAAAAAACGCGTTATCCCGAGGCTGATTCGCAGCGGGATAACGCGTTATATAGTTAAGGTATGTGCTTAGATACGAGAACGTTTCTTCGCTACACCTTTTTTAGGACTACGCTGTCTTGTTGGTGCTTTCTTACCATGAAGCGGGATACCTGAGCCAGTAGGCTTAGTACGTTGCCCTTTACCGCGAGGTTCATTGGTTTCTTCCACTTCTTTACCCAGTCTGCCGTCTTTTTTCGATTTCTGGCGTGATTCATTGTTTTTCAATGAGCGACGGATACGGCCTTGACGAATACGCGTTTCTTTACGATCTAAGTTACGTGCTGTTGTTTCAGGTGGTAATGAAACAATTGCGCGTAAATAGTTAATCTCATCAAGCGCGAGTTCTGACCAACCGCCACGTGGTAAACGGCGATCAAGTACTAATGAACCATAACGGATACGGATAAGACGACTTACCTGAATACCCTGAGATTCCCATAAACGACGTACTTCACGGTTACGACCTTCACTCAATAATACGTTGTACCATTGGTTAAGACCTTCGCCGCCAGTTCCCTCTGCAACACCTTTAATTTTTTGGAATTTAGCAGGGCCATCTTCCAATTCAACCCCCATACGTAGGTTTTGAATAATTTTCGGTGTTACTTCACCAAAGATACGACAAGAGTATTCACGCTCTACTTCGTGGCTTGGGTGCATTAGACGGTTTGCTAGCTCACCATCTGTAGTAAATAATAATAGACCCGATGTATTGATATCTAGACGACCAATCGCGATCCAACGACCGCTTTTTAGTGGTGGTAGACGATCGAATACAGTCTTACGACCTTCTGGATCTTTACGTGTACATAACTCACCTTCAGGTTTATGGTATGCAAGAATACGACAAACGTTTTCTTCTTCTGTGATCACCTGTACCGGATGTCCATCAAGGCGAACTTTGTCCGTCTCTTCAACACGGGTACCCAAGGTCACAATATCACCATTAACGCTGACACGGCCTTCTGCGATCACAGCTTCCATCTCACGACGGGAACCTAAACCAGCACGTGCTAGTACTTTCTGTAGCTTTTCACTCATCAGTTTTCCTAAATATTAAGTTAAATTCTTCGTTATTTTTATTTGATACCATTAGATATCCAATACAATTTCATCATCCATGGCGGCTAATTTAGCCAATAGAGCTTCATCCAATGGGGGCAATTCTTGAATACTTTTAATACCAAAGTAATCTAAAAATTGCGTGGTTGTCGCATACAAAGCCGGTCGTCCCGGTACTTCTTTACGGCCAATCACTTTGATCCACTCCCGTTCTTCAAGGGTGTGGATCGTTTGGCTGCTAACTGCAACCCCACGAACTGCTTCAATATCACCCCGACTAACGGGTTGACGATAAGCAATCAGTGCTAATGTTTCTAATGTAGCGCGCGAGTATTTCGCTGGTTTATCTTGCAACATACGTTGCAGCCAAGGCGTTAAATGCGAGCGCGCTTGAAAACGATAACCGCTGGCCACTTCCACCAGCTCGATACCTTTACCTTGATAATCCTGCGTTATCTCGGCAATGTAAGCCACTACTTGCTGACGGCTTACCTCTTCTTCGGCAAGTACATCTCGGCACAAAGCCGCTAATGATAACGGTTTCTTGGCCACAAAAATAGCCGCTTCGATGATCTGTTTATAAGGTGTTGTATTCACAGTCGGTCTCATACCTATTCGGCTAAGCTTAAGTATATCTCACCTAACGGATTATTCTGGATCAGGCTGATTAAAGACTCTTTAAGTAATTCAAGGAGCGCCAGAAAACTCACCACAATACCGCGTCGGCCTTCTTCAAGATCGAGTACTTGATGGAAAGTGCGTACTTTACCATCTTGCAGTAATGCTAATATGTGCGTCATCTTTTCGCGCGTGGTTAAAACCTCACGTTGGATCTGATGATGCTCGAAGTGTTCCGCTTTCTTGAGTAATTTTTGCAGATTATACGCCAAGTCTCGCAGAGATACTTCAGCTAATAACGGTGCGGCGGTAATATTATCAGGTAGATCTGCACTAGCAACAAAAATATCACGCAAGATACGCGGTTGCTTGTCTAATTCTTCAGCTGCATTTTTAAATATTTCGTATTCTTGTAACTGTCTGATCAGCACTAAACGAGGGTCATCTAGTTCTTCTTCTGCCACGACTAATTTAGGTAATAGCAAACGTGATTTAATTTCCGCTAGCAAGGCAGCCATCACCAAATACTCACCGGCCAATTCAATTTTCAACGTGGTCATTAACTCCACATATTCCATGTATTGCGCAGTGATTTTTTGCATTGGTAACTGCAAAATATCGAGTTTTTGCTTTTTAATTAAATACAATAATAAATCTAATGGGCCTTCAAATGCGTCTAAGAATACACTCAGCGCATCTGGCGGTATAAACAAATCCTTTGGTACTTTACGTAATAATTCGCCATTAACCTTGGCAATCGCAGTGCTAGACTCTACCACTGGTTACACAAAAGCAGATGCATCACCGGCACCTTGACGAAGGAGCACTGCATTACCTTCAGAATAATCAATTACCGTGGTTGCTTGTTCACCTAAATAACCACCATTAATAATCAGGTCAACGTGGTTTTCAAGTTGGTCGCGAATAGCTTCCGGATCAAACTCAGTCCCTTCGTTACCCGGTAAGATTAATGACGTCGACATCATAGGTTCACCTAAGCTTTCCAACAATGCCAATGCGATAGCGTTGTCTGGCACACGAATACCAATGGTTTTACGCTTTGGATTCATTAAACGGCGCGGCACTTCTTTAGTCCCTTTAAAAATAAAGGTATACGGGCCTGGGGTATTATTTTTAAGCGCGCGGTAAGCACTGTTATCAACACGTGCATACGACGACAATTCTGATAGATCGCGACATAACAAAGTAAAGTTATGGTCTTTATCTAACTTACGAATTTTACAAATTCGCTCTAGTGCGGCTTTGTCACCAGTATGACAACCCAACGCATAACCCGAATCGGTCGGATAGATGATCACCCCACCGTCACGTAATATAGTAACGGCTTGACTGATTAAACGCGCTTGCGGGTTATCAGGATGCACATAAAAAAATTGACTCATAATAATGATTCCTTCACTGCTTCAGGCCAAGATGACCATACGGGGGTGCAATCTTTAGGGATATATAAATTACGTCCTAATTCAGTCCAGCTACTTGGTCGATGAAAATCAGAACCAACAGAACCAGCTAAATTATAATCACGACCATAAGTCGCCAGCTGAGTACGTTCAGTAATGCCTTGTTGTGGTTGTCCCACTTCCAATGCATCACCACCCGCTTCTTCAAAGGCTGCTAATAATCTTTTAAACCATTTAGTTGACAGTTTATACTGCAGCGGATGAGCCAGTACAGCTTGGCCACCTGATTGCTGTATTATTTCTATCGTTTGTTCAATTGTTGCCCAGTTAGGTGGCACGTAACCGGTTTTACCTTTCGCTAAGAAGCGTTTAAAAACATTCTGAAAGGTATTTTCAACACCTTGCTCAACCAAGTATTTAGCAAAGTGGCTGCGGGTGATACTGGCATCTCCCGCCAAAGCTTTTGCACCTTCATATGCATTAGGAATACGCGCTTTAGCTAAACGGTTGCCCATTTCAACAGCACGCTCTTCACGTTTGTTACGTTGTTCTGCTAAAAATGCCTGTAACTCAGGGTTAGCCAAATCGACGTTTAAGCCAACGACATGAATTTCATGATTTTGCCAATTAGTCGACACTTCAACACCGTTAATTAACGTCAGCGGCAACTGCTTTTCAGCAATCGTGTCATGGCCTTCTTGCAAACCATCGGTGGTGTCATGATCTGTGATCGCTAATACATCAACACGATGTTCAACCGCACGTTGCACTAATTCAGCTGGACTAAGAGAGCCGTCAGAGGCTGTAGTATGAGAATGTAAATCGTATATCATAAAAATAGAGCGTATCCAGCGATAAAAAGTCAGAAAAGGAACAATAAGACCCTATTATAAGTTTTATTTAACAATTTCACACAAATATTAATAAATGTATTGACAGTAATAGCCCAAAACGCATAAGTTTAACCTAATTAGATAACTTTATGGCTTAGAATCAATGCAAAATATTACAAACCAAACAATCAGTTGGTGGTGGCACATTCCTCTTTAAACGGGCATGTGATTTTGTGATATCTGCAGTAAATGTAAATCTACAAAAATAACAAACATT from Moritella marina ATCC 15381 encodes the following:
- the scpB gene encoding SMC-Scp complex subunit ScpB, encoding MRPTVNTTPYKQIIEAAIFVAKKPLSLAALCRDVLAEEEVSRQQVVAYIAEITQDYQGKGIELVEVASGYRFQARSHLTPWLQRMLQDKPAKYSRATLETLALIAYRQPVSRGDIEAVRGVAVSSQTIHTLEEREWIKVIGRKEVPGRPALYATTTQFLDYFGIKSIQELPPLDEALLAKLAAMDDEIVLDI
- a CDS encoding cache domain-containing protein, encoding MSLRQDFIKKEQEQAKYQVQQVVQQINYEKNNTERLLKESIKARVHQAHRIATTIYAANKDKPEVQVTTLITDALRSIRFNQGRGYYFIYKTNGLSVMHPTLPNFEGTYKSDIQDERGNYILRDIAKVVTTEGEGFTRWWFVKPQDKDQEFEKIGFSKRFAPYDWFIGTGEYVIDVENDIKQRLLHRISNIRYGSNGYIFIIDYQGNYLSHYNEKFKDTNRYNTLNEQDVSNARQIIGTAEQGAGFLKYMSSMMPSTNLPAEKISYIMGFPDWQWAIGSGVYVSEIEDYLTTRENAIGLQNRQDLSKILWLSSFVTVFFVALSLIFANYLGRRFASYENKISDDFAELNLIKEQLQFQALHDSLTKLPNRVLFDTCIKDGIALSKQNDKKLALMFVDLDDFKKINDLYGHSVGDQLLTRLGSIFNQMLSPSDSVARFGGDEFIFCFPMLEDLAEAETKAKHICEIFKNHFVIKGKSIHSSCSIGVAMYPDDGNASEQLISKADIVLYKSKSLQKGNYLFFNDAINTQVQHDLLLESKLHLAIEKNELDVLYQPQIDVATGLIYGVEALVRWYNPKLGHISPVEFIKVAEDVGMINEIGRFVIEKSLTDILRFNRDSDIQLQLSINISPKQLMEPDFISHLIKVTTDMAADHTLVTLEITENVLINDLAKVQPILQAIRDYGFKLSLDDFGTGYSSLSYLSNMPITEIKIDRTFIDKFLTNSQSESLVKTIIAIGQLCDLTVIAEGVETEEQYARLRHYGCDLVQGYYFDRPLPLAKLTSIYQKKTRYPEADSQRDNALYS
- the rluB gene encoding 23S rRNA pseudouridine(2605) synthase RluB, producing the protein MSEKLQKVLARAGLGSRREMEAVIAEGRVSVNGDIVTLGTRVEETDKVRLDGHPVQVITEEENVCRILAYHKPEGELCTRKDPEGRKTVFDRLPPLKSGRWIAIGRLDINTSGLLLFTTDGELANRLMHPSHEVEREYSCRIFGEVTPKIIQNLRMGVELEDGPAKFQKIKGVAEGTGGEGLNQWYNVLLSEGRNREVRRLWESQGIQVSRLIRIRYGSLVLDRRLPRGGWSELALDEINYLRAIVSLPPETTARNLDRKETRIRQGRIRRSLKNNESRQKSKKDGRLGKEVEETNEPRGKGQRTKPTGSGIPLHGKKAPTRQRSPKKGVAKKRSRI
- the nhaD gene encoding sodium:proton antiporter NhaD; the protein is MAMKLILIILFGLAPATFAFASGGGDVIDLTTSRIGYFAIIIFTCAYLLVMAEEHLHLRKSKPVLVAAGVIWALIGWHYASLGMSDVAEAAFRHNLLEYAELLLFLLVAMTYINAMEERQLFDALRSWMLSKGLDLRGLFWLTGILAFFISPIADNLTTALLMCAVVLKVAGENKKFINLACINIVVAANAGGAFSPFGDITTLMVWQKGMVEFNEFAALFLPSVVNFIIPAAIMTLFIPKGEKLSGVQETVHTKRGAKRIVLLFLLTVASAVAAHSVLHMPPVLGMMTGLGYLQFFGYFLRKTLPISLERKRAKAELAQDEKTLQQLGGVVPFDVFHKVAKAEWDTLLFFYGVIMCVGGLGFMGYLSLASGIMYGTWDTTMANVAVGVLSAIVDNIPVMFAVLSMQPDMSLGQWLLVTLTAGVGGSLLSIGSAAGVALMGQARGLYTFAGHLRWAPVIALGYIASILCHLWLNSAIM
- a CDS encoding L-threonylcarbamoyladenylate synthase, with protein sequence MSQFFYVHPDNPQARLISQAVTILRDGGVIIYPTDSGYALGCHTGDKAALERICKIRKLDKDHNFTLLCRDLSELSSYARVDNSAYRALKNNTPGPYTFIFKGTKEVPRRLMNPKRKTIGIRVPDNAIALALLESLGEPMMSTSLILPGNEGTEFDPEAIRDQLENHVDLIINGGYLGEQATTVIDYSEGNAVLLRQGAGDASAFV
- a CDS encoding segregation and condensation protein A yields the protein MVESSTAIAKVNGELLRKVPKDLFIPPDALSVFLDAFEGPLDLLLYLIKKQKLDILQLPMQKITAQYMEYVELMTTLKIELAGEYLVMAALLAEIKSRLLLPKLVVAEEELDDPRLVLIRQLQEYEIFKNAAEELDKQPRILRDIFVASADLPDNITAAPLLAEVSLRDLAYNLQKLLKKAEHFEHHQIQREVLTTREKMTHILALLQDGKVRTFHQVLDLEEGRRGIVVSFLALLELLKESLISLIQNNPLGEIYLSLAE
- the rnm gene encoding RNase RNM, translating into MIYDLHSHTTASDGSLSPAELVQRAVEHRVDVLAITDHDTTDGLQEGHDTIAEKQLPLTLINGVEVSTNWQNHEIHVVGLNVDLANPELQAFLAEQRNKREERAVEMGNRLAKARIPNAYEGAKALAGDASITRSHFAKYLVEQGVENTFQNVFKRFLAKGKTGYVPPNWATIEQTIEIIQQSGGQAVLAHPLQYKLSTKWFKRLLAAFEEAGGDALEVGQPQQGITERTQLATYGRDYNLAGSVGSDFHRPSSWTELGRNLYIPKDCTPVWSSWPEAVKESLL
- a CDS encoding mechanosensitive ion channel family protein — translated: MDQELRLMVSQWLADSDVLNKVDSNTYNLILIVLCLSLAGISYWVVKRVVVRAMKIMSVRSKVTWDDTFVAHGVLEKFALLVPLLVIDLLLPLFTVLSSFITEVFGRILSALLVILLIRGIYAVLNAIAQIADEHTATHRLPITSFNQLLKLFLFCVAAIITVSILSDRSPIYFLSGLGVATGFIMLIFKDTILGFVAGIQLATNQMVTRGDWIQMDKYGADGTVEEVSLTTVKVRNFDKTITMIPAYALVSDAFKNWRGMTESGGRRIKRSVFIDIQSIGFLSEEDVRRLSHVHLLKNHLADKNLAIKTFNLPFNDDERAVNSRGLTNIGTFRAYLLAYLQQHPQVRKDMMLLVRQLAPTTQGMPIEIYIFTDEIRWAFYEDIQADIFDHILSVLPTFGLQAFQQPSGNNLQALMTKEA